The following proteins come from a genomic window of Anabrus simplex isolate iqAnaSimp1 chromosome 7, ASM4041472v1, whole genome shotgun sequence:
- the Cdc23 gene encoding uncharacterized protein Cdc23 isoform X1, with translation MADSPKVTTLVSGERSDGYPILKQISNDTTGRVMSVKSQGESPVSEIKAQAAKVDLESSEKDIDSCHFGNKGSKSKSRKKMWRKVDLRSLFPDKPLSLEVIFGAEIAVECEKKQPVRLSYAAVAQKNTGTVWKPSRYQTKDREIASRSEEHCSLPKNSFLIDDLCLFPKISYQPEDSRFLLPKNSYQTEDHWLFPGKIYKREDHCSLPTSNTLPEDHYLMPKKSYKVEDCCTLSKNSCLTVNHSLLSKSICQSENTCLLSKKHAKSGDNRLVPKKHSKTGENFLVPKKPAKTEDNCLISKEHTKTRDSSFASKNNAKTEENFLLPKNDENDDEDDICSLSEESLDCVKDSLLSKKTEGRYFLTKNKYLTEDPSLHYKNCYPTEHHQVRPKDSHQNDSHCFLFADSCQIKDCCFLPEDISQIKNAYCTPKNNYGATIDHWLLSDNNSQYEDLSVVSTSDVSSEGLDLLTYYIYWSEDYCLMLKYSYEIEDDLLIPHNMSKVEDETIGENTFRRDLLQESISDIFDLHHSHCCKEHNEKVNIPYTLTDIVEIIKSDTKLNTTETDDLAENIAINGLDLGITASLVSKLWGSGRKRMAYAKNLCRDQETANYGETVKECYPLRKEGHCRKWGITCNKNGCLHEDL, from the exons ATGGCAGATTCTCCTAAG GTTACAACACTGGTTTCAGGTGAAAGGTCTGATGGATATCCCATACTCAAGCAAATTTCCAATGATACAACTGGCAGGGTTATGAGTGTGAAGTCTCAAGGTGAGTCTCCAGTGAGTGAAATCAAAGCCCAAGCAGCAAAGGTGGATTTGGAAAGCTCTGAAAAGGATATAGATAGTTGCCACTTTGGAAACAAAGGAAGCAAATCTAAATCAAGGAAGAAGATGTGGAGAAAAGTAGATCTCAGGTCTTTATTTCCAGACAAGCCTCTGTCACTTGAAGTAATCTTTGGAGCTGAGATTGCTGTTGAGTGTGAAAAAAAGCAACCAGTCCGTCTGTCTTATGCAGCTGTTGCCCAGAAGAACACTGGAACAGTCTGGAAGCCTTCTAGGTACCAAACAAAGGACAGAGAGATTGCTTCTCGAAGTGAGGAGCATTGTTCTCTGCCTAAGAACAGTTTCCTGATTGATGATCTCTGTTTGTTTCCCAAGATTAGTTACCAACCTGAAGATAGCCGCTTCCTTCTTCCTAAAAACAGTTACCAGACTGAAGATCACTGGCTATTCCCTGGAAAAATATACAAGAGAGAGGATCACTGCTCACTTCCCACAAGCAATACTCTGCCCGAAGATCATTATCTGATGCCCAAGAAAAGTTACAAGGTTGAAGATTGTTGCACGCTCTCCAAGAATAGCTGCCTGACTGTCAATCACAGCTTGCTTTCTAAGAGCATTTGCCAGTCTGAAAATACCTGCTTGCTTTCCAAGAAACATGCAAAGTCTGGAGATAACCGTTTAGTTCCCAAGAAACATTCAAAGACTGGAGAAAACTTCTTGGTTCCCAAGAAACCTGCAAAGACTGAAGATAACTGCTTGATTTCTAAGGAACATACAAAGACTAGAGATAGCAGCTTTGCTTCCAAGAATAATGCAAAGACTGAAGAAAACTTCTTGCTTCCCAagaatgatgaaaatgatgatgaagatgatatctGCTCACTTTCTGAGGAGTCTCTTGATTGTGTGAAAGACAGCTTACTCTCTAAGAAAACAGAAGGGAGGTACTTCCTTACAAAGAACAAGTATCTTACTGAAGATCCTTCTTTGCATTACAAGAACTGTTATCCAACTGAACACCACCAAGTTCGACCCAAGGACAGTCATCAAAATGACAGTCACTGCTTCCTCTTTGCAGACAGTTGTCAGATTAAAGATTGCTGCTTCCTTCCCGAGGACATTTCTCAGATTAAAAATGCCTACTGCACTCCCAAGAACAATTATGGGGCTACTATAGATCACTGGTTGCTATCTGATAACAACAGTCAGTATGAAGATCTCTCTGTTGTGTCTACAAGTGATGTCTCTAGTGAAGGTCTTGATTTGTTAACATACTACATTTATTGGAGTGAAGATTACTGTTTGATGCTCAAGTATAGCTATGAGATAGAAGATGACCTCCTGATACCTCATAACATGTCTAAGGTTGAGGATGAAACTATAGGTGAGAACACTTTTCGAAGAGATTTACTTCAGGAAAGCATATCAGATATATTTGATCTTCATCATAGCCATTGTTGTAAGGAGCACAATGAAAAGGTTAACATTCCATACACTCTCACAGACATTGTTGAAATCATAAAATCTGATACTAAACTGAACACCACAGAAACGGATGACCTTGCTGAAAATATTGCTATTAATGGTCTAGACCTAGGGATAACTGCCTCTCTTGTAAGCAAATTGTGGGGTTCAGGCAGGAAAAGGATGGCTTATGCCAAGAACTTATGCAGGGATCAAGAAACAGCTAATTATGGGGAAACTGTCAAGGAATGTTATCCTCTCAGGAAAGAGGGACATTGTAGGAAATGGGGCATCACTTGCAATAAGAACGGATGCCTGCACGAGGATCTGTAA
- the Cdc23 gene encoding uncharacterized protein Cdc23 isoform X2, translating to MSVKSQGESPVSEIKAQAAKVDLESSEKDIDSCHFGNKGSKSKSRKKMWRKVDLRSLFPDKPLSLEVIFGAEIAVECEKKQPVRLSYAAVAQKNTGTVWKPSRYQTKDREIASRSEEHCSLPKNSFLIDDLCLFPKISYQPEDSRFLLPKNSYQTEDHWLFPGKIYKREDHCSLPTSNTLPEDHYLMPKKSYKVEDCCTLSKNSCLTVNHSLLSKSICQSENTCLLSKKHAKSGDNRLVPKKHSKTGENFLVPKKPAKTEDNCLISKEHTKTRDSSFASKNNAKTEENFLLPKNDENDDEDDICSLSEESLDCVKDSLLSKKTEGRYFLTKNKYLTEDPSLHYKNCYPTEHHQVRPKDSHQNDSHCFLFADSCQIKDCCFLPEDISQIKNAYCTPKNNYGATIDHWLLSDNNSQYEDLSVVSTSDVSSEGLDLLTYYIYWSEDYCLMLKYSYEIEDDLLIPHNMSKVEDETIGENTFRRDLLQESISDIFDLHHSHCCKEHNEKVNIPYTLTDIVEIIKSDTKLNTTETDDLAENIAINGLDLGITASLVSKLWGSGRKRMAYAKNLCRDQETANYGETVKECYPLRKEGHCRKWGITCNKNGCLHEDL from the coding sequence ATGAGTGTGAAGTCTCAAGGTGAGTCTCCAGTGAGTGAAATCAAAGCCCAAGCAGCAAAGGTGGATTTGGAAAGCTCTGAAAAGGATATAGATAGTTGCCACTTTGGAAACAAAGGAAGCAAATCTAAATCAAGGAAGAAGATGTGGAGAAAAGTAGATCTCAGGTCTTTATTTCCAGACAAGCCTCTGTCACTTGAAGTAATCTTTGGAGCTGAGATTGCTGTTGAGTGTGAAAAAAAGCAACCAGTCCGTCTGTCTTATGCAGCTGTTGCCCAGAAGAACACTGGAACAGTCTGGAAGCCTTCTAGGTACCAAACAAAGGACAGAGAGATTGCTTCTCGAAGTGAGGAGCATTGTTCTCTGCCTAAGAACAGTTTCCTGATTGATGATCTCTGTTTGTTTCCCAAGATTAGTTACCAACCTGAAGATAGCCGCTTCCTTCTTCCTAAAAACAGTTACCAGACTGAAGATCACTGGCTATTCCCTGGAAAAATATACAAGAGAGAGGATCACTGCTCACTTCCCACAAGCAATACTCTGCCCGAAGATCATTATCTGATGCCCAAGAAAAGTTACAAGGTTGAAGATTGTTGCACGCTCTCCAAGAATAGCTGCCTGACTGTCAATCACAGCTTGCTTTCTAAGAGCATTTGCCAGTCTGAAAATACCTGCTTGCTTTCCAAGAAACATGCAAAGTCTGGAGATAACCGTTTAGTTCCCAAGAAACATTCAAAGACTGGAGAAAACTTCTTGGTTCCCAAGAAACCTGCAAAGACTGAAGATAACTGCTTGATTTCTAAGGAACATACAAAGACTAGAGATAGCAGCTTTGCTTCCAAGAATAATGCAAAGACTGAAGAAAACTTCTTGCTTCCCAagaatgatgaaaatgatgatgaagatgatatctGCTCACTTTCTGAGGAGTCTCTTGATTGTGTGAAAGACAGCTTACTCTCTAAGAAAACAGAAGGGAGGTACTTCCTTACAAAGAACAAGTATCTTACTGAAGATCCTTCTTTGCATTACAAGAACTGTTATCCAACTGAACACCACCAAGTTCGACCCAAGGACAGTCATCAAAATGACAGTCACTGCTTCCTCTTTGCAGACAGTTGTCAGATTAAAGATTGCTGCTTCCTTCCCGAGGACATTTCTCAGATTAAAAATGCCTACTGCACTCCCAAGAACAATTATGGGGCTACTATAGATCACTGGTTGCTATCTGATAACAACAGTCAGTATGAAGATCTCTCTGTTGTGTCTACAAGTGATGTCTCTAGTGAAGGTCTTGATTTGTTAACATACTACATTTATTGGAGTGAAGATTACTGTTTGATGCTCAAGTATAGCTATGAGATAGAAGATGACCTCCTGATACCTCATAACATGTCTAAGGTTGAGGATGAAACTATAGGTGAGAACACTTTTCGAAGAGATTTACTTCAGGAAAGCATATCAGATATATTTGATCTTCATCATAGCCATTGTTGTAAGGAGCACAATGAAAAGGTTAACATTCCATACACTCTCACAGACATTGTTGAAATCATAAAATCTGATACTAAACTGAACACCACAGAAACGGATGACCTTGCTGAAAATATTGCTATTAATGGTCTAGACCTAGGGATAACTGCCTCTCTTGTAAGCAAATTGTGGGGTTCAGGCAGGAAAAGGATGGCTTATGCCAAGAACTTATGCAGGGATCAAGAAACAGCTAATTATGGGGAAACTGTCAAGGAATGTTATCCTCTCAGGAAAGAGGGACATTGTAGGAAATGGGGCATCACTTGCAATAAGAACGGATGCCTGCACGAGGATCTGTAA